CCCAGGGCTGCGTGTACTCGAGCCAAATTTGTTAGCTTCTGGTAGATTTCTCGGGGGCTTCGGCTTTTTCCATGATACTGAAAGCAACTAACCAGGTGTGTCGGCCGTCGCCAAACTGGCGTGATTTGGGACTCAGCCCCGTGATCTTGTAAGTATCTGGCTGTCCTGTGGCCTGGCCAAGTCGGTGAAAACGGAGGCCATCGAACTCTTGAGGACGTGCATAGTATCTTTCATCGCGTAAAATTGGAGTATTAGGCGTCAGCACAACGGTACCTCGGGGGATGGCCAGCCCATTTTGGAACGTGTAGTCTTGTGTGGCAACGCGATGGAGGGCACCTAATTGTTTCTCAGTGTCAGGTTTCTGGGTGATCATCACTCTGGCGCGGACAGTCGTgcgagagaagggggaagtAGATGATCGTACTTGGAGCCAGGGGTCGGAACCGCTGGCACTCTTTGATGAAGCTGTCGATTTTTGTGAGGCTCTCAATAGCTTCTTTGCTCATGGCACCGTGGTCGCGGACGGCCCGTTCCGCCTCGACTTGCAGAGGCTCAATGTATTCGGGACGGAGACACAATTCATACAGGCAGCCCGCAATCGTCTGGAGGTTGACGAAAACAGTGTTAATTGATTCATGTATAGTCATTGCCAATGGACGGATGAGACAGGTGCGTCTTACCATGCCTGCCGAGTGAACTGAACCAAAGATGGCGGCAACCACGAGCTGCGCAACGTGCATCTTATCGTAGCAACCGGAGTCCTGCTGTTGTACCCATCTCCATATCCAATCGGCTATAGTCTTGATGGTGAAGATCAAAGATGGGTCAGTGTTGACAGCGGATTGAGAGGGGTGCCATTGCGCTTCACACACCTGTGGCTCAGAAGCTCCGGACGTGCTCTTTTGCTGCTCAAGTTGCTCAACGATTAGCCGACCCAGTTGACGTTGCATACGGGCCGCCGGGAAATAAGGCCCAAGGACTCTACCAAAACAACTGAAGGTTAACGAAAGAAGAAGTCCACCCAGTAATAAATATGCTCACGGTTTCAAAAATTCTGGTAACTGGGCGATCTGCGCACCGCTCGCCGGGACAGCCGAGCCATAGCGAACAAACAATTCGATGGCGCGGGGGTCGCGACAAAGTGGCTCGCCCACCAGAACTTTACAAATCAGGCGTAGCATCAACTCCATTCCGACATGAAGGCAGTTGATCTCTTGTCGATTCTCTAGAGGTTTGGAGTGAAGATAGTTTCATAGTGGTCAGACCAGACTCGCAGAGACATTCTGTACACGACTAACTTACTTGTATCCAAGTCGGCAGTCATATTCATCTGGGACGCAAAAGCTAGCTTCAACTCGGCGACAAGTTCTTGGAAATAGCCATTGTTTTTACCGTTGGTTCGTCCGCGGGACCAGGTGAGGGCTTTAGAGAGGACCGGGACGGGAATATGATGGAGGGAGTCTGCGAACCCTGGCGCGGTATATCGAGTCTCAAAAAGCTATGGCACCACCTTATTAGCGAGGGGTAACCAAGCCTGATGCAGACTCATAGAATGGGTGGGAAGGTTACCACTTCATCGTAGGCATTGAGTGACATGTACTCATCGGAAAGGTTCATGTATTCTTTGATCATCGCCTCGTCGCAAAGACACACCCACCATCCGCTGGCGGTGCGAAATTGGAAGGCAAAGTCTCCATGCTGTGGCTTGATTTTAGAAATGTTGTACAGATGTACAAAAGACGGTTGGTGATTCAAGGTATGCCTACTCGATCATAGCCTTCCTGCAGAACTTGGGTCGCCCTGGTCATCCATGCTCGACCTTCTTTCCACGATGCAATCCACCCCGTGGCCCCTACAACCGGTACATTGACCTATCAACTGTCAGAGCCGTTCTTCATCTACCGTCATGAGGCTTTCCAAGTAGTAGTTTAGCAGGTTTCTACTCACCCAGGAGCGGCGGTACTGATACCATCGTGAAACACCTTCATAAATCGCCCACAAGGTCACCAATAGACCGAATAGCGTCGATAACATTGATCTGTCGCAAAGGCCAGCCCAGCCATACAAGTTGGCACTCATTTTCTGacttctttctttttgacccTGTGGAATAGAAGATTTCTATTGACGGGTGAGCAGAATTCCTTGCCCTTacgctttttttttcaccccAGCATCCAAAGACTCACATGCACATGACCAGATAACCCAGAACAAGATGGAAGGTGCAGACCGTAATTCCTGTATTGGCTGAAGCCCTGGAAATAGACCCCCAACCCTAAGGGCATACTACATGAGTACCTTGTACAGGGTACAGTATAGGCACCACCGTACATCTGATCTGTATGCACACCTGTATGCATACGTACTTTGACCCACATTTAGCCTGGCTGGGCAAGCCTTCCGCATCTGTTCTTCGGCGACTTGTCAAATTTCAAGGAGGTACatgagatgatcatccaCGTTACAGGCGGCCTATAGTGGAAAGATACATTTGTGATACATGGACACATGCAGAGTGGCACCAAGTGCCGTATGCCAGGGATGCAAGACTGAAATCCACACGGTACTTTTGAGGAGTCGATCGGCATGTACTGTAGAACAAGCAGGGATGACACCGTCATCCCAAGTTGATCCTCCACTATGTGCTGCTCTATCATGAGAACGCTTACAGCTattcccttctccccctgATCCGGCAATTTcatgaagaaaaacaaagggTGAGTCCCTGGAGTGGATTTAGCGCATTGATGGGATAAGTGGTACTCGATGGGTGAGAACATATTCAATAAGCCTGCCATTGGTGTAGTAGGCTGCTCGGGATCTTTTCAAGAGCCTAGCCTGAGATGCGCTCTTCCCTTTTGGGTCAAATGAGTTGTAGATAGGGGCCGAGTATATACTGTAGGCGCCAAGTGGAAAAATCCATGTCCTAAGTCGCCTCGAAATGATACGATAGTTGGCTTCCTCGGTCGAATCTAATGAGATAAGAGGAGGGTCGGCGCAATAAAATTGATTATCTCCCTGCACAAAAGATACCTAAATTCCTGTGTCTTGGAAACCTTCACCAGGCAGACGGGCTTCACCGCTCTTCAAAACGTATCCCCCGTGCCTGTGTCATTCCTTGCCTCCTCTCCCGTCCTCTTGTCCCTCGCAAAAGCTGTGTGACGTTGGGCGACAAATCATCATTCCGGGGGCCGCAAGAAAAATGAATCGAGTACAAACCGCAGGGAGCTCTCTGTATAACAATCATAGGTCGATGAGAGGGCCTGTAGACAGCATGTAGACGTGCCTTATTCTCGTTTAGTTAAGCCACATACTGTAGATTTGACTCATCCAGACATACCCGACACGCAGAAACGGGCAAATCACGGATCTGGTTCAGTCATTGTGGAAGCGGCACATGATTTTATGATCACGAAATACAGTTCTAATTGTTCTAGATAAGTTCGTTTGGGACAATACCGTGAAGGCACTGTAAAAGCCTGACCCTTCCAGACAGTAAGGACCTCATCGCCAAATTTGTCAACACGAAAGACTTTCTATTCTAGGTACCGCATCTGCCGATCTAGACTCTTTTCGGCGGCTGTTTGTACGCCCTCGAGGAACCCTAATCTCTCGAGATGAGCAATAGCTTTGCGAGTGCTACCCCCTGGAACGCATACGCCGGAGCGAAGTTGACTCACGGGCACACTTGCATCACGTGCAAGCTGGCCCGCACCCAGGCAGGACTGAGTGACAAGTCGCCGTGTCATCTCCGGATCCAGCCCGTGAGTTTCTCCCACTAGAATGAGTGCCTCCATCAGATAATACACATGAGGAGGGGCGAAACTGCGTCGGGGTGGTTAGTCACGTCACTGAAACATTTCCGTGGCACAAGAAACGACTCGACATACCCAGAGATTGCAGCAACCACGTCGAGGtgctgctcctgctccagcaCTTCGATGCACGGCGAAACATCTCGCAGTGCGGTCTTGACAACCGCGGTCCGTCTGTCTCCCACGTCAGGGGCCACACAAACATGCCCATTGCACCTTGCCTGCATTCCACGGGGGTGTTGGGCATGGTGCGGATTACTGCCGTTCCGTGAGGCAGCCACGATAGGAGCTGCTGTATGGTGATGCCAGGGCACATCGTCACGATTGTCGGCCGCTGGTCCTGTGCGATTGCGGCCAGTGTATCCCGGAGCTCATCGCAGATGCCATAGACATCCGCGGGTCGTGTACATATGAAAACAACATGGTTCCTCTGCCCGGATCCAGCATTCAAGCTAATCCGAGCAGGTTCCCATATCGAGGGGGCCGGTGTTGTGGAGATTGACGAACGCATGTGGAAACCGTCCTCGGAGCTCTTCTGCGTGCTTCGTTCGACAAGCTGTGATGGTAATGCGGCATTGTTTGATCTAGGCGCTACAATTAGAGATGCGGCAAGCAACCCCTGGGCAAGATGGCCTCCCCCGATGGACGTAAGCTGGGAAGGTATGGTTAAACTCCTAGGGCTCGTGTCGACTGTCATCCTACTCCGCGTGTATGGGGTGCTGAAAGCAGCGTACCTTGACgggtcttggagaagaattCCCATCCCAGTTGTATATCCCAGGAATTCTAAGAAATTGAGTCCCTCAAAGCTTCTTTCTGTTCATACTCCTTCCTAGATCTGAAGAGACTTATCCATCGATATCACCACGCTCATCTGCAATTACGCACTTCGATCGAATCAGattcatctttctcatcaGGCGGCTCAGTTTCCTTAGTCCAATATCCATAATGGCAGTACCTTTGGGAGCATCTGGTATGTGCCTTCGCCTTTCACACCCCGAGATTTGTGACATCATTAATATATGAACGTATCGCAGGGCTTGGAGTGTCTTGGACAAAGCTGTCGTATCCGACCATTCTACCAAGTACAAACCTGTGCCCTTGCTCGTGAAGCCAAACTACATCCACCAAGACGTGAGCATTATTGTTCCGACCATTGACACCGAGTCCACCTTTACCGAATGCATGCGTCTGGCTGGAGGCCAATCCTCGGGAGATCATCATTGCGACCATTGAACGAAACCGGGCCGCGTCGAGCAGCTTATCGAGCCATTCCAGCAGGATGCTTACAGAATTATCATCGTGGTTGCGCCGCTGGCCAACAAGCGTCACCAGCTGATGGTCGGTGTCAAGGCTGCAAAGGGTAAAATCTTCGCTTTGGTGGACGACGATGTTTACTGGCACGTTGACACCGTTGTTCCCTACTTTTTGGCTCCGTTCGAAGATGCAGAAGTTGGCGGCGTTGCCGGTATACAAATGTCAGATCCGCAAATTGAAAATCACATTCGGTACAGCGCATGATTGGCTGACATTTCTATCAGTGCTGAGATACCATCTGAGCGCCAAGATGCCCGAGTCATCACGCCCTGGGAAGCAACGGCGACATTTGACTTGTACCAGTGGAAAAGGTCTCGGGAGGTGCATTTCGCTGCGGATGGAGGTTTCTGGTGCCTGTCAGCACGAACCCTTTTCATCAGGGCCTCTATCCTCCAAAACCAGAGCCTCGCCAATGCATATACCCAGGAGGTCATCGGCCGGAGGATTGTGAACACCGCTGACGATGTCGTTTTGACGGGGTTGATATTTGACCACAGATGGAAGGTGTCAATTCAGCACACCGCGGAAGCCGAAGTCACCACCCACATTCCTCAGGACCACAGGTTTGTCTGGCAGATACTTCGCTGGGACCGGGGAAACTTTCGCACCTTTCTCGGGTACCTCTTTGCATTCCCCGGCTATAGAAAAATGATGCAGTAAGTCGTGCCTTAGCTCGATGACGAACTTCGTCAAGGGGCTATCTTGCTTCGCTTTGCTTTGATTTGCTTTGTTGACTCTCTACCTCTAGGAGACACCCATACACGATGTGGAAGATGATTGAGCGCCTCACTCGCCCCATTTGGGCCACCATGTACGCATGGGCTTGGCTTCGGACGTTGTTCACAGCGCCAGGGATCGCGTGAGTACTCTACCCACCGCATAGAGATGGCTGCTTTTGTTACATTATCTGAATCCCATTCTTTGGTAGCTACGCATACATAGCTTGGATGGCCTTTGGATGGGACGGATGGCTTCCAACATATCGGTACTTCCTCAAGCGATACCCCCTTTGCGGCCGTCAAGTGTGGGCGTTCCTGCTCATGGATTACATTGGCCCCATTGTGGACATTCACGTCTACTTGACTATGAACAACGACAATCGGCTGACGAGAATGGCGGACACGAAAAATATTGAGGATTAGAAGGCTGACTGTGTTTTGGTTCAGACCCGGAAGACGTGATTGGGTTCTCGAATAGCCTGTGCTGAATCCAAAGCCATGCGTAGTGGATTTTGTAGTATATAGGTCATAATGGTTCCCCTGGGCTGAAGGTAAATTTAAAGTCCTGGTGACTGTGCTGCGACCCCAATTCATTGTCTCCCCTCAGAAGCAGCTTTTAAACCTTCCTTCCTAGTTGACCGAATTCTCTTGATTGCCGTGTCTCTTCATGGACTACCAACGTAGTATCGACGGTAGTTCTAATTAGAATGATACATTGCCATCATGAATAATCACCATTTCTTTCATGATATTTATTCGTAGTTAAACATGCAAACTATATACCCAGCTGCGGGTGGCGGTAAGTCCGTCATCCTCCCCGTCAGTCGGAGAACGCAATCAATGACATCTAACAGAATTTACAAACGGCCAATAAGTCACCTTCGAAGGGCTTAGCAGCTTGCAATTTGCTATAGGGGGTGCGGACAAAATAGAGGCCCCACCCGCTACTACAAGTATCATGCAGACAGATTGTTTTAAAGCCCAGCCCAGGGTGGATAGAGATACAGTCCTGATAGGCTGACAATCCTAGCCCGTTAGACTATCTACCCAAGAAGCTAGGTTGGAGTAGTAGGAAATTTAACTCCTCCCAGGCACCCTATTCTAGTCGCTTGCATCACTGACAGCCTGTCGTGAGTAGAGCCTAGTATTCTTGAGTCGTTGCTATATACCCAATTAAACACGGAGGTTGGAAATCACTTTCGAATAAGGATACAGCCCATCCCGAAAGTAGCGTCGCCACCGATTGTACTTTCTACTTTCTTTAATGTTTTCTCAGCCCCCAAGTGCCAAGGTAGGCTAGTACATTTTGGCGAGGCTCCCCGGGGTTGGATTTTTTATTACATTATTGTACTGGGTTGACCATAATCAAATCGATATCCAAGTTAATTAAAAGTGTCTTGAACATTTATAGAAATTATTGGAGAAGAGTCGGGATAGTGAACATACAGTTGATGGGTCTTGACAGGGTATTAGGTCGTGCGTATGTACGGCACCTAGTACTCTGAGACACGGTTCAGGGGTAGTCTCTTCCAAGGATTCTGAGACATTGCGCTTGCTCGTCTTCGATAATACAGGGGTGGTAGCCAAAGCAAGAGAGAGTAGACCGGCCTCCATCGCGAGAGGTATATGCTAAGTGCCGGTGGCTTAGATGCCTCGAGCTGGGCCGACACTCTCCTCAAGAGAAGTGTAGCGTCTCTCCCTCTACAGATCTCTTGGAGACCTTAATTTCAATCGAATGTGTtcgcaaaggaaaagaagctgGTCTCTGGCAGGGGTGCTAGACAAAGAGGATAATAGGCTCAATTATGTGCCGGGTACACTATCACGCCTTCCAGCTCATATACACGCACAGGCTTTAGACACCTATATATCCCCGGGCGTATCGAAGGCTACCCGACTAGCTAGGTAGTGGCTAAGTGTATTTAGTTCAACCCCACAGGCCACCGATCTGTGTGCAAGCGTCGCACCTAATAGCAGTATAGCGCCCGCTTAGTAGTACAAGTACTAGTACTCCGTAGAGTGAACGACGTCTAAAAAACCAAACAATTCCGGCCAGGGGAGAACTCATGTTCCTAGACCGTGGCTATCCGGCGCCCCCCAGATATCTCGTTCGATAAGTATAAATTACCAGACTTTAGACCCACCGGTTCATCGCGTCCATTTCCCACAAAGCTTGCCATCACAACACTCCCCAGATCAGTATAATTAAGATTGTAGCGGAGCCTACGCCTCCTACCGAGGGAATCACGGGGTTAGCCAACACCAAGGACACTGAGGACCAGCCCGAAACTCGGTATATGCAAGGGTGGGCTCTCGCTTCTTTGACCTTAGCCTTTATGTCCATCTGCCTCGTGCTAGCGATTGATAACACCATTCTCTGTTTGTACTTCTCCATGATCCGTCCGAGAGAGCATCAGATCTGATTGTCATACGAAGCGACGGCGATACCCCACATCACCAGCGACTTCCACAGCCTCAACGATATCGGGTGGTATGGCTCTTCCTATCTGATCGCGCAGATGGCACTGTTGCCAACCTGTGGTCGCCTGTATGCGTTCTATAACATCAAGTGGGTGTACTGCATCTCGCTTGCCGTCTTCGAAATCGGCTCCATCATCGCGGCCGTCGCCCCAAATTCTGTGGCACTTATCATAGGGCGAGCAGTCTCTGGTCTCGGTGCTGCGGGCTTGGTGAGCGGAACAACAACTATTTTATCGTATTGCGTGTTCCTGAAAAAGCAGGCAATGCTGTCGCCTATTGTGTTGGGCATGTATAACATTGGATCGGCGGTTGGACCACTCGTGGGTGGTTCGATAACCGACAACAAGAAGCTAACCTGGCGATTTATTTTCTGGATCAATCTCCGTAAGCCGCTATTGATAATGAAGCCTACCATCTCTCCTGTTATTATTGACTAATTATTGGAAGCTTTCGGGGCTATTGGGCTAGTATTGGTCTGGTTCACCTTGAAGAAACCTCCACCTGCAGTAAAGGGGGACCTACCCTGGAAGCAGAAGCTACGCCAACTTGACCTTCCGGGGGCTACTCTGCTACTCGGTGCGACATCATGTTTGAACTTAGCATTGCAATGGGGTGGCATTAGCTATCCATGGTCTGATTCCAAGGTGTTCGGGTGCCTGATCGGATTCGGTCTACTCCTGATTTCCTTCTTGTACTTGCAATTCCGGGGCAAAGAAAAGTTAgttcctcctctcccattTTTAGTCTCTACTATCATCGAgacatcttcttctgcatgCTTACTAATCTCATCTAAGTTCGAATATCCCTCTCTATATCTTCCGAAGTCGTACCTTTTCAATATCATGCGGCTTCATGATGCTCGTTCAGGTGGCCGTAGTAGTGCAATCATACTTCTGGCCTATATACTTCCAGTCAGTCAAGGGCACTAACGCCAGAGACTCGGGGAtcaatcttcttcccttGATTGTGTCAAACAGCCTTGGTACCCTCTGCGCAGGCTCTGTAGCATCGAGATTCGGACACTATGTACCATTCATGTGGGTTGGACCTCTCTTTTTGGCTGCCGGAGGGGGTCTCTATCAACTTGTGCGCCCGGACAGTCCGCGAGGACAGTGGATTGGTTTCCAAATTCTGTCTGGGCTTGGTTACGGCAGCTGTAGCCAAATGCCACTTTTGGCGGTGCAGGTTGTGCTCAACAAATCAGATATACCGACAGGTCTCGTCATGATCATGTTTTTCCAGATGCTCGGGGGCGCGCTAGCTCCTAGTGTTGGGCAGAACCTCTTCACGGATGGCCTTCTGCAGAACCTCAGCAAGGTGCGGGGAATAGATAGTGCAGCCGTGGTGGCGGCCGGTGCGAGCGGTTTCAGAGCGGTCGTTCCTCCCGAGCTGATGAACGCCGTCATCAGTGCATTTAATGCAGCACTGAAGAATGTTTTCTGGGTGGCACTCGCCACTCCAGCCCTTGCATGGATCACGAGCTGGGCAATGGAGTGGAAGCAACTGCCTGACACAAGCAAAGAGAAGGTGAATCAAGTGCCAGCCGAGAAGACCGAGGTGGGCGAGGTCGGGGCAGAACTAGCTTGATACCAATGGTAGCCTGACTTTGACAGTGCATATGCCTAGCCCGTCCGAGTAGAGTGTGAATCCAAGCAATGCCTTTTCATATGGTGATCTGTCGGGGAAGAATGTGTTGAATCCAGAGACCAGGCTTAGAAGATTGACGATTGGTAAAGAAGATAGATTGAGAGAGGGTGAAGAAGCCTACCTAAGCTATCAAATGATCATGTGACTAGTTATCGGTATCCTCCATGCAAACAGAATGCTTGGAGCGCCTCAAAACCAGGATCTAGTACCTCAAGCTtaccgaggacgaggaaatACTCTCTTACTCTCAGTCACACACAAGAGTAACAGCTGTGCTGTGTGGACTGGAACAGCATTCCGATGCCTTGGTAAGCGCTCTTTGTTCTCAACTCGCCAAGTTTTACTTTGCCAGCCAAATTCATCTGGCATAAGAGTTGATCCTTgaacatggatgatggaggaagagcgcTCACGTCAGTCAACCTGGCCTCCCCCGATGAACGTAAGCTGGGAAGGAGGTATGGTCAAACTCCCAGGGCTCGTGTCGACTGTCATCCTGCTCCGCGTGTATGAGGTGCTGAAAGCGGCGTACTTTGACGGGTCTTGAAGAACTCCCTCGCGTTGCACTGGGGGGTGA
This genomic window from Penicillium oxalicum strain HP7-1 chromosome III, whole genome shotgun sequence contains:
- a CDS encoding Cytochrome monooxygenase atmQ, with translation MSANLYGWAGLCDRSMLSTLFGLLVTLWAIYEGVSRWYQYRRSWVNVPVVGATGWIASWKEGRAWMTRATQVLQEGYDRHGDFAFQFRTASGWWVCLCDEAMIKEYMNLSDEYMSLNAYDEVLFETRYTAPGFADSLHHIPVPVLSKALTWSRGRTNGKNNGYFQELVAELKLAFASQMNMTADLDTKNRQEINCLHVGMELMLRLICKVLVGEPLCRDPRAIELFVRYGSAVPASGAQIAQLPEFLKPVLGPYFPAARMQRQLGRLIVEQLEQQKSTSGASEPQVCEAQWHPSQSAVNTDPSLIFTIKTIADWIWRWVQQQDSGCYDKMHVAQLVVAAIFGSVHSAGMVRRTCLIRPLAMTIHESINTVFVNLQTIAGCLYELCLRPEYIEPLQVEAERAVRDHGAMSKEAIESLTKIDSFIKECQRFRPLAPSALHRVATQDYTFQNGLAIPRGTVVLTPNTPILRDERYYARPQEFDGLRFHRLGQATGQPDTYKITGLSPKSRQFGDGRHTCPGKQLAADMLRLILAEFLLNFDVDASETGQNYPTFDQQVMSVRKRRVG